A DNA window from Siniperca chuatsi isolate FFG_IHB_CAS linkage group LG6, ASM2008510v1, whole genome shotgun sequence contains the following coding sequences:
- the fstl3 gene encoding follistatin-related protein 3 → MSFFISVFAVILTLHQIGRNPASAGMCWLQQSQDQRCDMVLMRGVTREECCAGDRLDTAWSNTSLPMNEVSLLGFLGIVSCKPCKETCEGVKCSPGKVCKMKTGRPQCVCSPDCTNISRKHAVCGSDGKSYNDECTLLMARCMGHPDLEVMYQGDCKKSCSNVVCPGTHTCVTDQTNSAHCVMCRATPCPIPTPSEQPICGNDNITYPSACHLRRATCFLGRSIGVRHYGNCSNPPRKPQDFEGSEENAV, encoded by the exons ATGagctttttcatttctgtttttgctgtgaTTCTCACTTTGCATCAGATTGGGAGGAATCCTGCCAGTG CTGGGATGTGCTGGCTGCAGCAGAGTCAAGACCAAAGGTGCGACATGGTGCTGATGAGAGGGGTGACCAGAGAGGAGTGCTGTGCCGGGGACCGCCTAGACACAGCGTGGTCCAACACCAGCCTACCCATGAATGAGGTCAGCCTGCTGGGCTTCCTGGGAATTGTCTCCTGTAAACCATGcaaag AGACTTGCGAGGGAGTCAAATGCAGTCCCGGGAAGGTTTGCAAAATGAAGACGGGAaggcctcagtgtgtgtgctctccAGACTGCACTAACATTTCCCGAAAGCATGCTGTGTGCGGCAGCGACGGGAAGTCATATAATGATGAGTGTACTCTACTGATGGCCCGCTGCATGGGACACCCGGACCTGGAGGTCATGTACCAAGGAGACTGCAAAA AGTCGTGCTCCAACGTGGTGTGTCCAGGTACCCACACCTGTGTGACAGACCAGACCAACAGTGCTCACTGTGTCATGTGCCGCGCAACTCCTTGCCCAATACCCACGCCATCTGAGCAGCCGATCTGTGGAAATGACAACATCACTTACCCCAGCGCCTGCCACCTCCGCCGGGCCACCTGCTTCCTCGGCCGCTCCATAGGAGTCCGCCACTACGGCAACTGCAGCA ATCCCCCTCGGAAACCTCAAGATTTCGAAGGCAGCGAGGAAAACGCAGTCTAG